A single window of Nicotiana sylvestris chromosome 5, ASM39365v2, whole genome shotgun sequence DNA harbors:
- the LOC138891184 gene encoding uncharacterized protein translates to METNGGSVNVAVISQNLLSCAGEALVVSLVVSMIVKAQLLALTQDYLKLLMDNPKVRGDHPTSCPSKPLDAENDSDEDGDEDEGEDEDGDEDEDGEGEEDINPNNNKSASKKGPEGGAGGAEENGEDENDDGEDEPEGDNDDDDDDEDNPEDDDEEDEGEEEVVEEDDEEEEDGEDEEEEEGEDEDEEEEELQPPKKRKK, encoded by the exons ATGGAGACTAACGGTGGTTCCGTCAACGTCGCTGTAATTAGTCAGAACTTGCTATCCTGCGCCGGCGAGGCTTTGGTGGTTTCGCTAGTAGTATCTATGATTGTCAAAGCTCAGCTTCTCGCACTCACCCAG GACTACTTGAAGCTACTGATGGACAACCCTAAAGTGCGAGGTGACCATCCCACATCTTGCCCAAGCAAGCCGCTTGATGCGGAGAACGACAGTGATGAAGACGGAGATGAGGATGAGGGTgaagatgaagatggagatgaagaTGAAGACGGTGAAGGTGAGGAGGACATTAACCCCAACAACAATAAGAGTGCCTCCAAGAAAGGTCCGGAAGGAGGAGCAGGTGGTGCGGAAGAGAATGGTGAAGACGAAAACGACGATGGAGAAGATGAACCAGAAGGCGACAATGACGACGACGACGATGATGAAGATAACCCTGAggatgatgatgaggaagatgaaggCGAGGAGGAAGTTGTAGAAGAAGACGACGAGGAAGAGGAAGACGGGGAggacgaggaagaagaagaaggggagGATGAggacgaggaagaagaagaacttCAGCCAccaaagaagaggaagaagtaa